A stretch of Bacteroidales bacterium DNA encodes these proteins:
- the ftsA gene encoding cell division protein FtsA, which produces MIKERNIVTAIDIGTTKIVAIVARILENGKVEVLGYGHEKSIGVKRGVVLNIDETVRSIKNAVKKAEAQSGLTIKSAYVGMAGQHIKSLRSSGYITRESFEEPITASEVEKLAATMNSISVDVGQEVIHIQPQSYNVDKEMGIMNPVGVAGKRLEGNFHIVIGEITAANHLKRCITKAGLSLKKIFLEPFASSAAVLTEDEKTVGVALIDIGGGTTDIAVYCDGVIQHTAVIPFGGQCVTDDIRKEFAILEHQAEKMKVNYGYAIANDKSLLNKRVTIPGIGDRPAREFEFYHIAGIIEARMSEIIELIRFELESTGLLDRLGAGIVLTGGGSMIKNLSQLMAFYLGKEVRVTAPRVLASSEINKNINSPVYSTSIGLILNGYEDKLFNKTEDEDFSTEDSSENESRKRDSSIFNIDKLTSIFSKFKGISFDVPDHEMNTKTE; this is translated from the coding sequence ATGATAAAAGAGAGAAACATTGTTACGGCTATTGATATCGGAACAACAAAAATTGTTGCAATCGTTGCTAGAATTCTTGAAAATGGCAAAGTTGAAGTCTTAGGCTATGGACACGAAAAAAGCATTGGAGTAAAACGAGGCGTTGTTCTTAATATCGACGAAACCGTCAGAAGCATTAAAAATGCGGTAAAAAAAGCAGAAGCGCAATCGGGATTAACAATTAAAAGCGCATATGTTGGAATGGCTGGTCAACATATAAAGTCATTGCGCTCAAGCGGGTATATCACCCGCGAATCATTCGAAGAACCCATTACTGCAAGTGAAGTTGAAAAGCTAGCAGCGACAATGAATAGCATTTCTGTTGATGTTGGACAGGAAGTAATTCACATTCAACCACAAAGCTATAATGTTGACAAAGAGATGGGTATTATGAATCCTGTAGGCGTGGCAGGCAAACGACTTGAAGGGAATTTCCATATAGTAATTGGAGAGATAACCGCTGCAAATCATCTAAAAAGATGTATAACCAAAGCAGGGTTATCGTTGAAAAAAATATTTTTGGAGCCATTTGCTTCAAGTGCTGCCGTTCTTACTGAAGATGAAAAAACAGTTGGCGTGGCATTGATAGACATTGGAGGTGGAACTACAGACATAGCTGTTTATTGTGATGGAGTTATACAACACACTGCAGTAATTCCCTTCGGCGGACAGTGCGTTACAGACGACATACGTAAAGAGTTTGCAATATTAGAGCATCAAGCCGAAAAAATGAAAGTGAATTACGGTTACGCAATTGCAAACGACAAGTCACTTTTAAACAAAAGAGTAACAATACCTGGCATTGGTGACCGCCCGGCCAGAGAGTTTGAGTTCTACCATATTGCAGGAATAATTGAAGCAAGAATGAGCGAAATTATTGAGCTTATTCGTTTTGAATTAGAATCAACCGGACTGTTAGATAGATTAGGTGCCGGAATAGTATTGACTGGTGGCGGTTCAATGATAAAGAACCTTAGTCAGTTAATGGCGTTCTATCTTGGAAAAGAGGTACGAGTTACAGCTCCCAGGGTTCTAGCATCATCAGAAATAAACAAAAATATCAACTCACCTGTTTACTCAACAAGCATTGGACTAATACTTAATGGGTACGAAGACAAGTTGTTTAATAAAACCGAGGATGAAGATTTCTCAACAGAAGATTCATCTGAAAACGAATCAAGAAAAAGGGATTCTTCTATATTTAACATTGACAAACTAACCTCTATATTTTCAAAATTTAAGGGGATAAGTTTCGATGTGCCAGACCATGAAATGAACACAAAAACGGAATAA
- the ftsZ gene encoding cell division protein FtsZ — MSETIMKFDLPTKKSSIIKVIGVGGGGGNAVTHMFREGITNVDFVICNTDAQALNSSPVPVKIHLGPTITGGCGAGNRPERGKQAAIESLDQITELLSHNTKMVFITAGMGGGTGTGAAPIIAQEAKNLGILTVGIVSIPFLFEGKRRLKQAIEGLEEMRENVDALLVISNEKIREIHGDLEYTTAFAKADNILTTAAKGIAEIITVPGLVNVDFEDVYTVMNNSGVALMGSATAKGENRAIDAIQEALTSPLLNNNDINGAKDILLNITSGKNGITLDEMTTITDYLQDAAGQEADMIWGANTDESLDDEIVVTVIATGFNAEAIPELHGASKPKVIKHDLNASKPTVVENYSFSETITPTQPIVPNELNHSITTGETTDNSLFDSQKQFTNIDYLKNVRNIDEIEKIPAIKRRKIMFDENTTLVNDEEISRFSLTEEDGNIKLRKNNSYLDENVD, encoded by the coding sequence ATGAGTGAAACAATAATGAAATTCGATTTACCAACAAAAAAATCATCAATAATTAAAGTGATAGGTGTTGGAGGTGGAGGTGGGAATGCGGTAACCCATATGTTTCGTGAAGGGATTACCAATGTTGATTTTGTAATTTGTAACACCGATGCACAGGCATTAAATTCGAGTCCTGTTCCGGTAAAAATCCACTTAGGTCCCACTATTACAGGAGGATGCGGAGCTGGGAACAGACCCGAACGAGGAAAACAAGCAGCTATTGAAAGCCTTGACCAAATAACCGAACTCCTCAGCCACAATACCAAAATGGTGTTTATTACCGCAGGTATGGGGGGCGGAACAGGAACAGGAGCTGCTCCTATAATTGCACAAGAAGCAAAAAATTTAGGGATACTTACAGTAGGAATTGTAAGTATTCCATTCCTTTTTGAAGGCAAAAGACGACTAAAACAAGCTATTGAAGGACTTGAAGAAATGAGAGAAAACGTTGATGCTCTGCTAGTTATCAGCAACGAAAAAATCCGGGAGATTCATGGCGACTTAGAATATACAACAGCTTTTGCCAAAGCAGACAATATACTAACAACGGCTGCTAAAGGTATTGCCGAGATTATTACGGTGCCAGGATTAGTAAATGTCGATTTTGAAGATGTTTACACCGTAATGAATAACTCTGGAGTTGCGCTTATGGGTTCTGCTACTGCGAAGGGGGAGAACAGAGCTATAGATGCAATCCAAGAGGCCCTTACATCGCCACTGCTAAACAATAACGATATAAACGGAGCTAAAGATATCCTGTTAAATATTACCAGTGGCAAAAACGGTATAACTCTTGACGAAATGACAACTATTACCGATTACCTTCAAGATGCAGCAGGTCAAGAAGCAGATATGATTTGGGGCGCAAACACCGACGAATCTTTAGACGACGAGATAGTTGTAACAGTTATTGCCACAGGATTTAACGCTGAGGCTATACCCGAACTGCACGGGGCTAGCAAACCTAAAGTAATAAAACACGACCTAAATGCAAGCAAACCCACAGTAGTTGAAAACTATAGTTTTTCAGAAACAATTACTCCCACACAACCCATTGTTCCTAATGAACTAAATCATAGCATAACTACCGGCGAAACAACAGATAACAGTCTTTTTGACTCACAAAAACAATTTACTAACATAGATTATCTAAAAAACGTTCGCAACATCGATGAAATAGAGAAAATACCAGCTATCAAAAGAAGAAAGATAATGTTTGATGAAAATACCACGTTGGTAAATGACGAGGAGATTAGCCGCTTTTCACTAACAGAAGAAGATGGCAATATTAAACTGAGAAAAAACAACTCGTACTTAGATGAAAACGTTGACTAA
- a CDS encoding GatB/YqeY domain-containing protein: MSFEEKINNLIKEAMKAKERERLEALRAIKSAILLERTKEGATGELSEEDFLKMISKMVKQRDDSAEIYRQQNRPELAEKEEFEASVIREFLPKQLTVQEVEKHIKAIIAKTGAQSMKDMGKVMAQATAELAGKAESKTIAEITKRILSGN; encoded by the coding sequence ATGAGTTTTGAAGAAAAAATAAACAACCTGATAAAAGAGGCGATGAAAGCCAAAGAGCGTGAACGACTTGAGGCTTTGCGCGCCATTAAATCAGCTATCTTGCTTGAACGAACAAAAGAGGGAGCAACAGGAGAGCTATCCGAAGAGGATTTTTTGAAAATGATATCCAAAATGGTTAAACAACGAGACGACTCGGCTGAAATATACAGGCAACAAAACAGACCCGAACTTGCTGAAAAAGAGGAGTTCGAAGCATCGGTCATACGCGAGTTTTTGCCAAAACAGCTTACTGTTCAGGAAGTTGAAAAACATATTAAAGCCATAATAGCAAAAACAGGTGCCCAAAGCATGAAAGATATGGGCAAAGTAATGGCACAAGCCACCGCCGAACTGGCTGGCAAAGCCGAGTCGAAAACTATTGCGGAGATTACGAAGAGGATTTTGTCGGGGAACTAA
- a CDS encoding UDP-N-acetylmuramate--L-alanine ligase: MIQNSNHIKNIFCIGIGGIGMSALARYWKHAGKNVAGYDLRETKLTRKLESESIKVFYSDNTELIPSQFLTGETLVVRTPAVPDNLSVLKIWSDYGKTVMRRSQMLALIASNHKVYAVSGTHGKTSITTLLSHLLNQREQGVNSFMGGISRNYGTNILLSNSAEMVVEADEYDRAFLQLNPHAAIVTSVEADHLDIYQNLENLKSAFNQFAGQVSQEGFIICKRGIVLKPNKNTELLTYHAEDDTADIFANNIKIVDGCYQFDLVTPFGKFNSLQMGAPGYYNFENAVAASSFAIKVGLNEDLLRTGLLSFKGVERRFEMHNKSPEIYIDDYAHHPGEIDACIKSIRKIFPNKKITVIFQPHLYSRTRDLESEFITSLNTSDLAIITDIYPAREQPIEGITGQALANKVKNGKYVAFDDIIAFVKNRRFDILVTMGAGSIGDKALQIKDIINDRA; the protein is encoded by the coding sequence ATGATACAAAATAGTAACCATATTAAAAACATTTTTTGCATTGGCATTGGCGGCATTGGCATGAGCGCACTGGCGCGCTATTGGAAGCATGCAGGCAAAAATGTTGCTGGTTACGATTTGCGTGAAACCAAACTTACGCGCAAGCTTGAAAGCGAGTCGATTAAAGTTTTTTATTCAGACAACACAGAGTTAATTCCATCGCAATTCCTTACAGGAGAGACACTTGTGGTTAGGACACCTGCGGTGCCCGATAATCTGTCGGTGCTAAAAATTTGGAGCGATTACGGAAAAACGGTAATGCGCCGTTCGCAGATGTTAGCTCTGATTGCGTCAAATCATAAAGTTTACGCTGTTTCAGGTACGCACGGGAAAACCTCTATAACAACGCTACTTTCGCACTTGCTAAATCAACGCGAGCAGGGAGTAAACTCGTTTATGGGAGGAATATCGCGCAACTATGGCACAAATATTTTGTTGTCAAACTCTGCCGAAATGGTTGTCGAGGCTGACGAATACGACAGAGCTTTTTTACAGCTGAACCCACATGCAGCAATCGTTACATCGGTAGAGGCTGACCATCTTGATATTTACCAAAATTTGGAGAATTTAAAATCGGCATTTAATCAGTTTGCTGGACAGGTATCGCAAGAGGGATTTATTATTTGTAAAAGGGGAATAGTATTGAAACCCAATAAAAACACCGAACTGCTCACATATCACGCCGAAGACGATACAGCCGATATTTTTGCAAACAACATCAAAATTGTTGATGGCTGTTATCAATTCGATCTTGTGACACCGTTTGGCAAGTTTAATTCGTTGCAAATGGGAGCTCCGGGATATTACAACTTTGAAAATGCGGTGGCAGCATCTTCGTTTGCTATAAAAGTTGGATTGAATGAAGACCTACTAAGAACGGGGCTTCTGTCATTCAAAGGTGTAGAGAGACGTTTTGAAATGCACAACAAATCTCCCGAAATTTATATCGACGATTATGCACACCATCCGGGCGAAATAGATGCTTGCATAAAATCGATACGTAAAATTTTCCCAAATAAGAAAATTACAGTTATTTTCCAACCGCACCTATATTCTCGGACAAGGGATTTAGAGTCTGAATTTATAACCTCTTTAAACACAAGCGATTTGGCAATAATAACCGACATTTATCCAGCCCGCGAGCAACCGATTGAAGGAATTACGGGTCAGGCGTTGGCAAATAAAGTAAAAAATGGTAAGTACGTGGCTTTTGATGATATAATCGCATTTGTTAAAAACCGACGTTTCGATATTTTGGTAACAATGGGTGCAGGAAGCATTGGCGATAAAGCGTTGCAAATTAAAGATATTATAAACGACAGAGCATGA
- a CDS encoding oligosaccharide flippase family protein yields MQNPLDIKEIGQYELFVFIAGFINFFWVNALVRGLLGFVDTDNLQSLNNKLAQAFYLFGALSLVFGLLFAFGQYFFNIFNNVGVVILSGAVVYSLFWTPSMLLEYTFVLRKQTLPLYLSGIITPLFFLIFSIAGAYTTQSVDGVIFGTVLFALLRFISTSAIVFRSGVPKIDLQWIKKFLLFSAPLVLSAVIAESSIYIDGIIVNSLFDERTFAIFRYGARELPLNSILALGLSNAMIPMFSSTTNPDVELSELKNKTRRLLILLVPISILFLIFSDWLFANIFNEAFKQSAIIFDVYLLLVIPRLLLPQTIIVGFKRNNLLVWVSIVEIITNVALSIWWGIIWGILGVALATLVAYIVEKITMIYLTNKHIDIKPSKYIPVKTFTLLSIAITSVFLAKYFLF; encoded by the coding sequence ATGCAAAACCCCTTAGATATAAAAGAGATAGGACAATATGAGTTGTTTGTTTTTATTGCGGGTTTTATAAACTTCTTTTGGGTTAACGCTTTAGTTCGAGGACTGTTAGGTTTTGTTGACACAGATAACCTCCAAAGCCTTAACAACAAATTGGCACAGGCTTTCTATCTTTTTGGCGCGCTCTCCTTAGTTTTTGGATTGCTGTTTGCGTTTGGGCAATATTTCTTTAATATTTTCAACAACGTAGGAGTTGTTATATTATCAGGCGCAGTGGTCTATTCCCTATTTTGGACTCCTTCAATGCTGTTGGAATATACTTTTGTTTTAAGAAAACAGACATTGCCTTTATATTTAAGTGGTATTATAACACCGCTTTTTTTCCTAATATTCAGCATAGCAGGTGCATATACAACTCAATCTGTTGATGGTGTAATATTTGGAACGGTATTATTCGCCTTATTGCGGTTTATTTCAACCTCGGCTATTGTTTTCCGCAGTGGAGTTCCTAAAATTGATTTACAGTGGATAAAAAAGTTTTTACTTTTTTCTGCACCGCTTGTCTTGTCGGCTGTTATTGCAGAATCTAGTATTTATATCGATGGCATTATAGTAAACTCACTATTCGACGAGCGAACATTTGCCATATTCAGATACGGCGCACGCGAATTACCGCTAAATTCAATACTAGCCTTGGGTTTAAGTAACGCTATGATACCTATGTTTAGCTCAACAACCAACCCTGACGTTGAATTGAGTGAACTGAAAAACAAAACCCGAAGGCTTTTGATACTGCTTGTTCCCATATCGATACTATTTTTAATTTTTAGCGATTGGCTTTTTGCAAATATTTTTAATGAGGCTTTCAAACAGTCAGCTATTATTTTTGACGTTTACCTACTATTAGTTATACCCAGATTGCTACTGCCCCAAACAATTATTGTGGGTTTCAAGCGCAACAATTTGCTTGTTTGGGTTTCAATTGTTGAGATTATTACTAACGTTGCTTTAAGTATTTGGTGGGGAATAATTTGGGGAATACTTGGAGTTGCCCTCGCTACGTTAGTTGCTTATATTGTTGAGAAAATAACTATGATATACCTTACCAACAAACATATAGATATAAAACCATCGAAATATATTCCAGTAAAAACTTTTACTCTTCTTTCTATTGCAATTACTTCTGTTTTCCTCGCAAAATATTTTTTATTTTAG
- a CDS encoding riboflavin synthase, whose translation MFSGIVEAMGKVVSIEKKQENIDITITCSFVNELKVDQSVSHNGVCLTVVRKTADSYTVTAIKETLDKSSLGQLQVGSLVNLERSVSANGRFDGHVVQGHVDQTAVCKKVEEADGSWYYTFEYDFKNPDHVTVEKGSISVDGVSLTVVNSRDNSFQVAIIPYTYENTIFHTYKPGTIVNIEFDILGKYIAKIVRQVLEK comes from the coding sequence ATGTTTTCAGGAATAGTAGAAGCAATGGGGAAAGTTGTTTCCATTGAAAAAAAACAGGAAAATATTGATATCACAATCACATGTTCGTTTGTTAATGAGTTGAAAGTTGACCAAAGTGTTTCACACAATGGTGTTTGTCTTACGGTTGTTCGTAAAACTGCCGATAGCTATACAGTAACGGCTATTAAAGAGACTTTGGACAAAAGTAGTTTGGGACAGCTACAAGTGGGCTCACTTGTAAACTTAGAGCGTTCTGTAAGTGCAAATGGTCGTTTCGACGGTCATGTTGTTCAAGGTCATGTTGATCAAACTGCTGTATGTAAAAAAGTTGAGGAGGCTGACGGAAGCTGGTATTACACTTTTGAGTATGATTTTAAAAACCCCGACCACGTAACCGTAGAGAAAGGCTCAATTTCTGTCGATGGGGTTAGTTTAACTGTTGTTAACAGTCGCGACAATTCGTTTCAGGTAGCAATAATTCCTTACACATACGAAAATACTATATTTCATACATATAAGCCCGGCACTATCGTAAATATTGAGTTTGATATTCTCGGGAAATATATTGCAAAAATAGTTCGTCAGGTTTTGGAGAAATAA
- a CDS encoding phospho-N-acetylmuramoyl-pentapeptide-transferase: FLMSPLHHHYQKKNIHESKIVTRFWIVGLLLAVLTIITLKIR; encoded by the coding sequence TATTTTTAATGTCGCCACTGCATCACCATTATCAGAAAAAGAATATTCATGAATCGAAAATTGTTACTCGATTTTGGATTGTGGGGCTACTATTAGCCGTTCTTACAATTATAACATTGAAAATCAGATAA
- the murD gene encoding UDP-N-acetylmuramoyl-L-alanine--D-glutamate ligase codes for MQKRYNIVVLGGGESGVGAALLAKRNGESVFISDFGTLKDKYKKEIIEAGIDFEEGKHSVEIITNAKTIIKSPGIPDESEIVVQAKKSGAEIIGEIEYGARNTNAKFIAITGSNGKTTTTLLIYHILKQAGLKVGLAGNVGQSLARQIVTEDPDWFVVELSSFQLDTMFTFHAHIAILMNITPDHLDRYNYNFDNYINSKFRILQNQNQSDYFIYFADDPVVEKKMSELNIVAKKLTFSLKDDTKSNAYISKNQIIIKYNNQFAMFYDKLIIKGKHNLCNAMAASLVADITNIKNEKIRESLASFTGVEHRLEEYLTIHGVLYINDSKATNINSTWYALESMTKPTVWIVGGVDKGNDYSELNDVVAKTVKAIVCLGTDNKKIVDHFKDRVNIIVETQSMKEAVYAAYKLAEPNDVVLLSPACASFDLFSNYEERGKKFKDAVRDL; via the coding sequence ATGCAAAAACGATATAACATAGTTGTTCTTGGAGGAGGCGAAAGTGGCGTTGGCGCAGCATTGCTTGCCAAACGTAATGGCGAGAGTGTGTTTATTTCTGATTTTGGAACGCTTAAAGATAAGTACAAAAAGGAGATTATCGAGGCTGGAATAGATTTCGAGGAGGGGAAACATTCGGTTGAAATAATTACAAACGCAAAAACAATTATCAAAAGCCCGGGAATACCTGATGAGAGTGAAATTGTTGTGCAAGCAAAAAAATCAGGTGCAGAGATAATTGGCGAAATAGAGTACGGCGCGCGTAATACGAATGCGAAATTTATAGCCATTACAGGCTCGAACGGCAAAACTACAACTACACTTTTAATCTACCACATATTAAAACAAGCAGGGTTAAAAGTAGGATTAGCCGGCAACGTAGGACAGAGCTTAGCACGACAAATTGTTACAGAAGACCCCGATTGGTTTGTGGTGGAACTATCAAGTTTTCAGCTTGATACAATGTTCACATTTCACGCACACATTGCAATTTTAATGAACATCACACCCGACCACTTGGACCGTTACAACTATAATTTCGACAATTATATAAATTCAAAATTCAGGATTTTACAAAATCAAAACCAGTCTGACTATTTCATATATTTTGCAGACGACCCAGTGGTAGAAAAAAAGATGTCAGAACTAAATATTGTTGCTAAAAAGCTAACATTCAGTTTAAAAGACGACACAAAAAGCAATGCTTATATATCAAAGAATCAAATAATAATAAAATATAATAATCAGTTCGCTATGTTTTACGACAAACTTATTATTAAAGGTAAACACAATTTGTGCAATGCCATGGCAGCAAGTTTAGTAGCCGACATAACTAATATCAAAAATGAAAAGATTAGGGAATCGTTGGCAAGCTTTACTGGAGTTGAACATCGCTTGGAAGAGTACCTGACAATTCATGGAGTGCTCTATATCAACGATTCAAAAGCCACGAATATCAACTCTACTTGGTATGCTCTTGAAAGTATGACTAAACCAACTGTTTGGATTGTAGGTGGAGTTGACAAGGGCAACGACTATTCAGAATTAAACGACGTTGTGGCTAAAACCGTTAAAGCGATTGTATGCTTAGGTACAGACAACAAAAAAATAGTAGACCACTTTAAAGACAGGGTAAACATTATTGTTGAGACGCAATCGATGAAAGAGGCTGTGTATGCAGCTTATAAGCTCGCCGAACCCAATGATGTGGTTTTGTTAAGCCCTGCTTGCGCAAGTTTTGACCTGTTTTCAAATTACGAAGAGCGCGGCAAAAAATTTAAAGATGCTGTAAGAGACTTATAA
- the murG gene encoding undecaprenyldiphospho-muramoylpentapeptide beta-N-acetylglucosaminyltransferase, giving the protein MSPIKLLISAGGTGGHIFPALAVANEFRSKYPDSKILFVGALGKMEMEKIPQSGYEIVGLPVKGMPRKLSFKMISFIISLIKSMLMARKVVKRFKPTVAAGFGGFASGPVLYWASRMKVPTLIQEQNSYAGVTNKILSKKAKTICVAYEGMEKFFPKDKIVYTGNPVRKSMSLGSVKTTEALEFFNVTSDKPIVLVLGGSLGARSVNNQILESLPWFIENNIQLLWQTGNLYYNEMVEKSKGYDLTNIRVLRFIDKMDFAYTAANIIVSRAGAGTISELCIVGKPVVLIPSPNVAEDHQTFNAKALSEKQAAILLPDNKINELTTVLSKLTKDKELIDELSTNIKKLALANADRDISNEIEKLALQKR; this is encoded by the coding sequence ATGTCACCGATAAAATTATTGATTAGTGCCGGAGGAACCGGAGGTCATATTTTTCCGGCATTAGCGGTAGCCAACGAGTTCCGTAGCAAATATCCCGACAGTAAAATACTGTTTGTTGGGGCATTGGGCAAAATGGAAATGGAAAAGATACCGCAATCGGGATACGAGATAGTTGGACTGCCTGTAAAAGGTATGCCACGAAAGCTATCGTTTAAAATGATTTCATTTATTATCTCGTTGATTAAAAGCATGTTAATGGCTCGAAAAGTTGTAAAACGATTTAAGCCAACTGTTGCAGCCGGATTTGGTGGTTTTGCATCGGGACCTGTGCTGTATTGGGCTTCACGAATGAAAGTGCCGACACTAATTCAAGAACAAAATAGTTATGCCGGCGTAACAAACAAAATCTTGTCCAAAAAAGCGAAAACTATTTGCGTTGCGTACGAAGGAATGGAGAAGTTTTTCCCGAAAGATAAGATAGTTTATACGGGAAACCCTGTCCGTAAATCTATGTCTCTCGGCAGTGTGAAAACTACAGAAGCACTTGAATTTTTCAACGTTACAAGCGACAAGCCGATTGTTCTTGTCTTGGGCGGCAGCTTAGGCGCAAGGTCGGTTAACAATCAAATACTTGAATCGTTGCCTTGGTTTATCGAAAACAATATACAGCTGTTGTGGCAAACAGGAAACTTGTATTATAACGAAATGGTCGAGAAATCAAAAGGTTACGACTTGACAAATATTCGCGTTCTGCGATTTATTGATAAAATGGATTTTGCCTACACCGCAGCAAACATCATTGTTTCGCGTGCAGGAGCAGGCACAATTTCGGAGCTTTGCATTGTGGGCAAGCCTGTTGTTTTAATTCCAAGTCCGAACGTGGCTGAAGACCATCAAACATTCAATGCAAAGGCTTTATCGGAAAAACAGGCTGCGATATTGCTACCTGACAATAAAATCAATGAACTAACAACCGTGTTAAGCAAACTAACTAAAGATAAGGAACTTATAGACGAGTTGTCAACAAATATTAAAAAACTTGCGTTGGCAAATGCCGACAGAGATATATCGAACGAAATAGAAAAACTTGCTTTACAAAAGAGATGA
- a CDS encoding FtsW/RodA/SpoVE family cell cycle protein, whose protein sequence is MKTVFTYLKGDRVIWVITIMLCLVSILVVYSSTGTLAYKQAGGNTFYYLSKQLLFVGISLLTVFITHRINYKALYTLSKYLYYASIPLLIYTLVRGVSINEAARWITLPGGFSFQTSDLAKLALMMYLATQISLKQPDIKDFKKGFVPLLIPIGLTCMLILPANFSTAALIFVSSMVLLYIGRVRIKHLSLLAGVGVVGIGIFILVALNMPDSGRVGTWKRRIENFVSKDGENFQADQAKIAVATGGMFGKGPGQSVQRNILPHPYSDFIFAIIIEEYGLITGIFIMSLYLILLFRSVALIKKCPTTFPAFLVAGMVILIVLQAFAHIGVNTGVFPVTGQTLPMISMGGTSMIINGIQIGIILSVSKEILKQSSANAPSVQTTNETDNEVEDEGNVTDKIID, encoded by the coding sequence ATGAAGACTGTATTTACATATTTGAAAGGAGACAGAGTAATATGGGTAATTACCATAATGCTCTGCCTTGTATCAATATTGGTAGTTTACAGCTCGACCGGAACACTTGCCTACAAACAAGCCGGTGGAAATACATTTTACTATCTGAGTAAACAGCTACTGTTTGTAGGAATTTCATTATTAACAGTTTTTATTACACATCGAATAAATTACAAGGCTTTATACACTCTTTCAAAATATTTATATTACGCTTCTATACCATTATTAATATACACATTGGTTCGTGGTGTAAGTATAAATGAAGCTGCGCGTTGGATAACACTTCCCGGAGGATTCTCTTTTCAAACTTCCGATTTGGCAAAATTGGCGTTAATGATGTATTTGGCAACACAAATATCTCTAAAACAGCCCGATATAAAGGATTTTAAAAAGGGTTTCGTTCCGCTGTTGATTCCTATAGGGCTAACATGTATGCTTATTTTGCCTGCCAACTTCTCAACTGCGGCTTTAATTTTTGTTAGCTCAATGGTATTGCTATATATTGGCAGAGTTCGAATAAAACATCTCTCTCTATTGGCAGGTGTTGGGGTTGTAGGTATCGGCATTTTTATTTTAGTTGCACTTAACATGCCCGACTCAGGACGCGTTGGAACGTGGAAGCGCAGAATAGAGAATTTTGTCTCTAAAGATGGCGAGAACTTTCAAGCCGATCAGGCAAAAATAGCTGTCGCCACAGGTGGAATGTTCGGCAAAGGTCCGGGGCAAAGTGTTCAAAGAAATATACTGCCTCACCCCTATTCCGACTTTATTTTTGCAATTATTATAGAGGAGTACGGGCTTATCACAGGAATATTTATAATGTCGCTATATCTGATACTTCTGTTCAGAAGTGTCGCACTAATAAAGAAATGTCCAACCACCTTTCCTGCATTTTTAGTTGCGGGGATGGTTATATTAATTGTATTACAGGCTTTTGCACACATAGGAGTAAATACAGGAGTATTTCCAGTAACCGGGCAAACATTGCCAATGATAAGCATGGGAGGTACTTCTATGATTATCAACGGGATACAGATAGGTATTATACTAAGTGTGAGCAAAGAGATATTGAAACAAAGTTCGGCAAACGCGCCATCTGTACAGACAACAAATGAAACTGATAATGAGGTCGAAGATGAAGGAAATGTCACCGATAAAATTATTGATTAG